TGCCCGCCGCGGGTTCCGGGCGCTGCCTGTCGCCCACGGCCGACGCCCTGTCGCGCGCCGACGTCGCCTTCGACGGCCGGGTGGAGAACATCAGCGGCAGCGACGTCGAGCTGAAGGTCGACACCTGGTTCGCCTCCCGCCGCGGGAGGGAGCGCGACGAGTCGGTCGTCGTCACCACGCTCCGGGGCACCCGGAGCACCGAGGCCATCCCGATCTTCCGCCGGGGCGACCGCTACCTGGTGGCGGCCCTCGGCACCCAGGTCATGATCTGCGGGGCCACCGACGTCTGGTCCCCGGACCTCGAGGTGCTCTACCGCCAGGCCTTCGGCTGAGGATCCGCCCGCCGTCGCACCCGTGACGAACGGTCCGCCGGCGACGTGACAAAACGCAGTGGAGCCGGTGCGGTCGCAGTCGGTAGCGTCGGGGCTCAGGTCCCCCAGCCCGAGGATGTCCCCGTGTCCGCTGCAGCCCCTGCCCGTCCCGTCACCGGTGAGGTCGCCGCGCGCGTCGTGGACCTCCACAAGACCTACGGCGAGGGTGACGCCGAGGTGCGCGCCCTCGACGGCGTCACCCTCGACATCCACGCCGGGGAGTTCACCGCCGTCATGGGTCCGTCCGGCTCCGGCAAGTCGACGCTCATGCACTGCTGCGCCGCGCTCGACACCGCCACCTCGGGATCGGTCTTCATCGGCGCCACCGAGCTGTCGCGGCTCAAGGACAAGCAGCTGACGGTGCTGCGACGCACCCAGGTCGGCTTCGTGTTCCAGTCCTTCAACCTGGTGCCCACGCTGACGGCGAAGGAGAACATCCTGCTCCCGCTGGCGATCGCGGGCCGCAAGCCCGAGGCGGGCTGGTACGACACCGTCATCGACA
This DNA window, taken from Nocardioides sp. HDW12B, encodes the following:
- a CDS encoding ABC transporter ATP-binding protein, with translation MSAAAPARPVTGEVAARVVDLHKTYGEGDAEVRALDGVTLDIHAGEFTAVMGPSGSGKSTLMHCCAALDTATSGSVFIGATELSRLKDKQLTVLRRTQVGFVFQSFNLVPTLTAKENILLPLAIAGRKPEAGWYDTVIDTVALRDRLDHRPNQLSGGQQQRVAVARALASRPSIVFADEPTGNLDSRSGAEVLSLLKRSVDEFGQTIVMVTHDPVAAGYTDRVVFLADGKVVDEMREPTAEKVLEKMTLFTQPVGARHAAPSGEGA